A single genomic interval of Sander lucioperca isolate FBNREF2018 chromosome 9, SLUC_FBN_1.2, whole genome shotgun sequence harbors:
- the LOC116048852 gene encoding acyl-coenzyme A thioesterase 1-like — MSSQVRLRLLPRARCMFDEPVKVKVAGLRARQVVTMRARTTDDKGLVFSSSATYKADGSGEIDLERDPSLSGSYVGVEPMGLLWSMRADTLHKRFIKTNSLNHHVVNFSVHEKEGEGRMLAEETNERLLIGDGVNRLPIKEGNIRGILFTPPGRGPFPALLDLYTFGGGLSEKRASLLANRGFVVLTVALYGHDDMARNIKEVHLDYFEEAIEFLKKQDKVGSKGVGLLSLSKSGDLALSIASYLPGVEATVWINGCCANTLLPLYHKKSQILPALMMDISKMVPTESGAFIGKNVMHNPLAEENKATLVPIEQAKGRFLFVASEDDLNWDSKAYVDQMVERLQRHGKDNFESVSYPAAGHYLEPPYGPYCPSSFHGVVGKPVLWGGEPRSHAAAEVHLWKKIQEFFRTHLSCDFTQTNAKL; from the exons ATGTCCTCCCAAGTCCGACTGAGGCTGCTGCCGAGAGCCAGATGCATGTTTGATGAGCCGGTGAAGGTGAAGGTGGCCGGGCTGAGGGCGAGACAGGTGGTCACCATGAGAGCCAGAACCACTGATGACAAGGGACTGGTGTTCAGCTCCTCGGCCACCTACAAGGCTGATGGGAGCGGGGAGATCGACCTGGAGAGAGACCCCTCTCTCAGCGGGAGCTACGTCGGGGTTGAACCCATGGGTCTGCTGTGGTCGATGAGGGCAGACACCTTGCACAAGAGGTTTATAAAAACTAATTCACTGAACCACCATGTGGTGAATTTCTCTGTGCACGAGAAGGAGGGTGAGGGAAGGATGCTGGCAGAGGAGACCAATGAGAGGCTTCTGATTGGAGACGGAGTCAACCGGCTCCCCATCAAAGAGGGGAATATCCGTGGAATTCTGTTCACTCCCCCAG GAAGAGGTCCATTCCCTGCCCTGTTGGATCTGTACACCTTTGGTGGAGGTTTGTCAGAGAAAAGGGCCTCTCTGCTGGCCAACCGTGGATTTGTGGTTCTGACTGTAGCACTGTACGGTCATGATGACATGGCGCGGAACATCAAAGAGGTCCATCTGGATTATTTCGAAGAAGCTATagagtttttaaaaaaacaagataag GTGGGCAGTAAAGGAGTTGGGTTACTATCCCTTTCAAAAAGCGGAGATCTTGCACTATCAATAGCCTCTTACCTGCCAGGTGTTGAGGCCACAGTGTGGATTAACGGCTGCTGTGCCAATACACTTTTACCCCTCTACCATAAGAAGAGCCAAATCCTCCCTGCGTTAATGATGGACATCAGCAAGATGGTTCCCACTGAGTCAGGGGCCTTTATTGGCAAGAACGTTATGCATAATCCGCTGGCAGAGGAGAACAAGGCCACCCTGGTCCCCATTGAACAAGCCAAGGGACGTTTCCTCTTTGTGGCTTCAGAGGACGACCTCAACTGGGACAGCAAGGCTTACGTGGACCAGATGGTGGAGAGACTGCAGCGTCATGGGAAGGACAACTTTGAGAGTGTGTCTTACCCTGCAGCAGGACATTACCTAGAGCCGCCATACGGACCCTACTGCCCCTCCAGTTTTCATGGGGTTGTAGGCAAGCCAGTCCTGTGGGGGGGTGAGCCCAGGTCCCATGCAGCAGCTGAAGTCCACCTGTGGAAGAAGATCCAGGAGTTCTTCAGAACTCACCTGAGCTGTGATTTTACACAGACTAATGCCAAATTATAG